GCCGAGCTAAAGGAGCTCGGTTTGTCCCTTGGTGACCGCAAGCGGTTTCTCAGGGCGGCCGCGACCCTGGCTCAGCAGTCGTCGTCTCCGGCGGCGACACCGCCCCCGCTATCGCCAATCCACAGCGAGGCGGAACGGAGACAGCTTACGGTGATGTTCTGCGATCTCGTTGGATCGACAGAACTCTCCACACGCCTCGACCCAGAAGACCTCCGGCAGTCGATCGTCGCGTACCGTACTTGCGCCACCGAGATTGTCGGACGGTACGACGGCTTCGTTGCCAAATACATGGGCGACGGCGTCCTCGTATACTTCGGCTATCCGCAGGCTCACGAGGAGGATGCCGAGCGGGCCGTGAGGGCCGGCCTCGCGGTCGTCGAGGCTGTCGATCGGCTGGATGCGGCAGGCGAACGCTTGGCTGCTCGGATCGGAATCGCCACTGGTCTGGTCGTGGTGGGCGATATCATTGGGGCCGGTGAGACCGAGGAACGCAGCGTAGTAGGTGAGACGCCGAACCTAGCGGCCCGCCTGCAGGCGCTCGCCGAGCCCGGCACAATCGTCATTGCCGAAGCGACACGCGTTCTGCTGCGGGGCCAGTTCAAGCTCGAGAGCCTTGGGATGCGACCGATCAAGGGGTTTGCTGAGGCGGCTGAGGCCTTTCGGGTACTGAGTGAGGTGCAGAGCGAGGACCGCTTCGAGGCCGGTCACGCGACGGTGCTGCCGTTGGTTGATCGCGATCGGGAACTCGCACTGCTGGTGGATCGCTGGAGTCTGGCAAAGGCCAACAAAGGTCAGGTTGTTCTGCTCGAGGGCGAGGCCGGAATCGGCAAGTCGCGCCTTGCGCTGGCACTTCGCGAGCGCCTCTTTCGGGAACCACATCTGTTACGCCGCTACTTCGCCTCACCCTATCACGTCAACAGCGCGCTTCGTCCGGTAATTACGGAGTTCGAACAGGAAGCGGGATTTGAACGCGATGATTCATCGACCGTCAAGCTCGCCAAGCTCCAGGCACTGCTCGCAAAACAGGGGGATGAAATGATTGAAGCGGTCCCATTGCTGGCAGAGTTTCTCGGAGTCCCAAGCACCGACCGCTGTCCAAGACTGAATCTTGCGCCCCAGCAGCGCAAGAATCTGACCTTTGAAGTGTTGATCGCCCACCTTGCCAGACTGGCTGCGAAGCAGCCGGTGCTCGTTGTACTTGAAGATGCGCACTGGCTGGACGCAAGCAGCCTAGAGCTGTTCAGCTTATTCGTGGAGCGTATCCGACAGCTCTCAGTGCTGCTGGTCATTACCTACAGGCCCGAATTCGTGCCGCCTTGGCGCAGTTACCCGCACGTGACAAAGGTGGTCCTGAATCGTCTCGACCGGATGCAAGCTCAATCGCTGGTCGGCCAGCTGACCGGTGGAAAGGCACTGCCTGTCGGGGTGCTCGAATATGTCCTGGCCAACACTGACGGCGTACCGCTGTACCTTGAGGAGTTGACCAAGACCATGCTCGATTCCGGCCTCCTGGAAGGTGCCGGCGATCAGTTTGGACTGACTGCACATATACCGCCGCTGGCCATCCCGGTAACGCTGCACGACTCCCTTATGGCCCGTCTCGACCGCCTCGGCAGGGCTAAGACTGTGGCCCAGATCGGCGCCTGCATAGGGCGCGAGTTTTCCTATGAGTTGATTGCGGCGTTAGCAGTGCTCGATGAACGAGAGCTGCAGCAGGGGCTCGATCAACTGGTGGGTACTGAGCTCGTTTTTCGGCGCGGAAGGCCACCCAAAGCAATCTACACCTTCAAGCATGCGCTCGTCCGAGATACGGCATATCAGTCCCTCCTCAAGAGCTGTCGCCGGGAGCTCCATCGCCGTATTGCCCGGGTCTTGGAAGAGCAGGCCCCACATGTGGTGATCGCGCAGCCGGAGCTCTTGGCGTATCATCTGACGGAGGCCGGACAGTGGCCGCAAGCGGTCGTGTTCTGGCACCGTGCCGCCGGGCACGCCAGTGAGCGGGCGGCGAATGCCGAGGCTGCCGGCCATTTGGCCAAGGGCCTCGATTTGCTCGCTCAGATGCCCGAGAACCCGGAGCGCCTCGAGCTTGAGCTGACATTGTTGACTACCCTAGGACAAGTGCTTACCGCCGCGAAGGGCTATGGCCACCCGGAGGTCGAGCACGCCTACAAGCGTGCCCTCAGCCTGGCTGAGGGGGTTCAAGAAACGCCCAGGTTGTTCCCGGTGCTTCTTGGCCTCACCATACATCATGCAGTGCGATCTGAGCTTTCCGCGGCGCGGGGCCTTGGCGAACGGCTTCTGAAGTTGGCGCAGCAAATCTCCGATCCCGTGCTCGTGGTGGAAGCGTCCTACGCGTTGGGCATTACCTGCTCCTGGCTAGGCGAATTCGCCTCGGCATGGCAGCACTTCGAACACGGGATCAACCAGTACGACGTTGCCCAGCACCGGGCGCATCTGGCACTTTATGGACAGGATGGCGGGCCGATCTGCCTGTGCCGCGGCGGTATGGCGCTGTGGTATCTCGGCCACGAAGGCCGGGCGCTGGAACTGATGGACGAGGCGCTCGCCATGACTGCGAAGCTCGGACATTCGTTCAGCCGCGCCTACGTATTGACATGGGCGGCAATTCTCCACGTACATCGACGGGATGTCGCGAAGGCGCAAGAGGCGGCGGAGTTGGCGTCAGCGTTCGCGGCCGAACACGAATTTCCATTCTGGCACACCCAAGGGGTTTTCCTGCAGGGGTGGGGGCTGGTCGAACGGGATCAGGTCACGGCAGGCATCGAGCGGTTGCGAGAAGGGCTGGCTGGCATGCGGGCGATCGGGTCAGGAATGACCGAGCCTTGGGCGATGGGCTTGCTCGCCGAAGCGTATGGCAAGGCCGACCGGTTTGTTGACGGCCACACCTTGATTGATGAGGCGCTTACCATTGTCTCGCGCACTCACAACTGCTGGTGTGAGGCGGAGTTACATCGGCTGAAAGGCGAGCTCATATCATCGCACTCGGAGCGCGACCCAGCCGCAGTCGAGGCGTGCTTCCGCCGTGCCCTTCACGTCGCCCGCGTGCAGGATGCCAAGATGTGGGAACTGCGCTCGGCGGTGAGTTTGGCCCGGTTTTGGCGAGCACAGGGTCTAAGAGCTCAGGCTTGCAAGCTGCTCGCGCCGCTCGTCGGCTGTTTCTCGAACGGCCACGGGACGCTCGATCTTCAGCACGCCCAAGCCGTCCTTGAGGGCTGCGGCGGCAGTAAGTTGAGCACCTGAGCACCGGCTCCGCTGCAACGACTTTTGTCGCAACTCTTCCGACTCGTACGATGTTTCCCAATCCGACATTGCGATGCCGCAGAACAGGGAGTGACTGCAATCGTCCGAACTTCGGCTTCCCAGAGCGGACGCTTGGGCACCAGCACGAGGTTGCACCGCGACGCCCATCAGCCGATGGCCGCGTGCCGATTGCTGCTTATCAAGCATGCCCTCAGCGGCGCTGGACGCCCTTTGGCGCCGAGGTGCAATCGACGGCCGCCCGCCACGTGGCGTTGACGCCACCTTTGGTCAGGGCAGTTCAGAAGGGAATACGGGCATTACGCGTCAGCGGCCGCGGGGGCCGAAGAGGGAAGCTGTTTCGCGGGTCTGAACCCGAAGCATCGCGTTCCAAAGCTGGAGAACGAAACGCGGCTGGAACTGGCTCGCAAGCTTGCGCTGCGACAACATGATAAATCTCCGATGGTTTTAGCTTGGACCGTATTAGTGTATCGGCGGCGCCTTGGCTAGATCGAAGGCTACGGGGCTGCCGTGCAAGGCAAGCATATGTCGACGGACGAACAAATTGCTTGATCTTGGTAATACAGGCAAAGAAAGGCCCGAGCGGCTTGCGCCATTCCGGCCAGTCATTTCCCTTGGGAGGACTAGTCTTCTTCTCTGAAGCTTAGGTTTTCTTTCTGCCCTTCTGGCGATAGACGTCGACGACGACAGCGGCGACGATGATCACGCCCTTGACGATCTCCTGGTAGTAGGCATCGACCCTCAGGAACGTGAAGCCGGAAGTCATGACGCCGAGGATCACCGTGCCGATGACGGTCCCGGTGACGCGACCCACGCCGCCGGTCAGCGACGTGCCGCCGATGACGGTCGCTGCAATGGCGTCGAGTTCATACATGACGCCCATTCCGGCCTGCGCTGTCTGGGCGCGTGCTGCGGTGACAACACCTGCAAGGCCTGCCAGCATGCCGGCGATTGCATAGACCTTGATCAGATGCGCCTCGACATTGATGCCGGAAACGCGCGCAGCCTGCACGTTGGCGCCGATCGCATAGGTGAACTTGCCGTAGCGGGTGTAGCGCAGCGCGATGTGGAAGATCAGTGCAACGACGAGGAAGACGATGACCGGCCAGATGCCCGTGCCGATGAAGTTGAACTGATCGGTGAGACCGGAGACCGGCTGGCCCTTGGTGTACCACTTGGAGACGCCACGCGCCGAAACCATCATGCCGAGCGTGGCGATGAAGGGGGGTATTTTGGTCTTGGCGATGAGCTGTCCGTTGATGTAGCCGGCGACAAGGCCGATGCCGACGCCAAGGCCAATCGGCACGATGGCCGGAAGGTCGGTGAGCGATGGATAAAGCGCGCGTGGCCAGGTGGAGGCCTGTGCGACGCTCGCCGAGATCATCGCCGTCATGCCGACCACCGATCCCGAAGAAAGGTCGATGCCGCCGGTGATGATCACCTGCGTCACGCCGACGGCGATGATGCCGATCACCGAGACCTGCAAAATCATGATCGTCAGCCGCTGGGAATTCATTAGGAAGCTTTGGCCGACGAAGATCCAGCCGAGAACTTCGTAGACGAGAGCTATCCCGAGCAGCACCAGAAAGATGTTGAATTCGGGCGGCATACGCCGCCTTGACCCGACAAGGGTCGTGCTCGTGCCATGTGCGGCGACATTGGTGTCCATTTTTTGTCCTCCCTGCGGTCGGCATCGCGCGCTCAACGCGCGGCAAGTTCCATGACCTTGATCTGGGTCGCTTCGGCTCGGTCGAGGAAGCCGGTGACGCGGCCCTCATGCATCACCATGATCCGGTCGCTCATGCCGAGTACCTCGGGCATTTCCGACGAGATCATGATGACGGCGACGCCGTTGCGCGCGAGTTCGGTGACAAGACGGTGAATTTCCGCCTTGGCGCCGACGTCGATGCCGCGTGTCGGCTCATCAAGGATGAGAATGCGTGGATTGGTCAGAAGCCAGCGGCCGATCAGCACCTTCTGCTGGTTGCCTCCCGACAGGTTTTCGATGCGTTCCTGCAGGTTCGGCGTCTTGACGCGCAGCTTGCGGCTCATCTCTTCGCAAGCCGCGGCGATCGCCCTCTCGCTGACGAAGCCGCGCTTGACGAACTTGTCCTGCAGCACCGCGATCTGCATGTTCTCGAGGATGTCGAGGATGAGCAGGCATCCGGTGTCCTTGCGGTCCTCCGTCAGGAACGCCATGCGATGGCGGATCGCCGTGTTGGGGTTGTCGATCACGACAGCCTTGCCGTCGATGGCGATCATGCCCGAACTCGCCGGTGTGACGCCGAAGAGCGTCTCGGCGACATTCGAGCGGCCGGAACCGACGAGCCCG
The genomic region above belongs to Sinorhizobium mexicanum and contains:
- a CDS encoding adenylate/guanylate cyclase domain-containing protein, with product MPDIGDWLASIRLERHRETFLKNGIDLDVVGDLADAELKELGLSLGDRKRFLRAAATLAQQSSSPAATPPPLSPIHSEAERRQLTVMFCDLVGSTELSTRLDPEDLRQSIVAYRTCATEIVGRYDGFVAKYMGDGVLVYFGYPQAHEEDAERAVRAGLAVVEAVDRLDAAGERLAARIGIATGLVVVGDIIGAGETEERSVVGETPNLAARLQALAEPGTIVIAEATRVLLRGQFKLESLGMRPIKGFAEAAEAFRVLSEVQSEDRFEAGHATVLPLVDRDRELALLVDRWSLAKANKGQVVLLEGEAGIGKSRLALALRERLFREPHLLRRYFASPYHVNSALRPVITEFEQEAGFERDDSSTVKLAKLQALLAKQGDEMIEAVPLLAEFLGVPSTDRCPRLNLAPQQRKNLTFEVLIAHLARLAAKQPVLVVLEDAHWLDASSLELFSLFVERIRQLSVLLVITYRPEFVPPWRSYPHVTKVVLNRLDRMQAQSLVGQLTGGKALPVGVLEYVLANTDGVPLYLEELTKTMLDSGLLEGAGDQFGLTAHIPPLAIPVTLHDSLMARLDRLGRAKTVAQIGACIGREFSYELIAALAVLDERELQQGLDQLVGTELVFRRGRPPKAIYTFKHALVRDTAYQSLLKSCRRELHRRIARVLEEQAPHVVIAQPELLAYHLTEAGQWPQAVVFWHRAAGHASERAANAEAAGHLAKGLDLLAQMPENPERLELELTLLTTLGQVLTAAKGYGHPEVEHAYKRALSLAEGVQETPRLFPVLLGLTIHHAVRSELSAARGLGERLLKLAQQISDPVLVVEASYALGITCSWLGEFASAWQHFEHGINQYDVAQHRAHLALYGQDGGPICLCRGGMALWYLGHEGRALELMDEALAMTAKLGHSFSRAYVLTWAAILHVHRRDVAKAQEAAELASAFAAEHEFPFWHTQGVFLQGWGLVERDQVTAGIERLREGLAGMRAIGSGMTEPWAMGLLAEAYGKADRFVDGHTLIDEALTIVSRTHNCWCEAELHRLKGELISSHSERDPAAVEACFRRALHVARVQDAKMWELRSAVSLARFWRAQGLRAQACKLLAPLVGCFSNGHGTLDLQHAQAVLEGCGGSKLST
- a CDS encoding ABC transporter permease, yielding MDTNVAAHGTSTTLVGSRRRMPPEFNIFLVLLGIALVYEVLGWIFVGQSFLMNSQRLTIMILQVSVIGIIAVGVTQVIITGGIDLSSGSVVGMTAMISASVAQASTWPRALYPSLTDLPAIVPIGLGVGIGLVAGYINGQLIAKTKIPPFIATLGMMVSARGVSKWYTKGQPVSGLTDQFNFIGTGIWPVIVFLVVALIFHIALRYTRYGKFTYAIGANVQAARVSGINVEAHLIKVYAIAGMLAGLAGVVTAARAQTAQAGMGVMYELDAIAATVIGGTSLTGGVGRVTGTVIGTVILGVMTSGFTFLRVDAYYQEIVKGVIIVAAVVVDVYRQKGRKKT